A single window of Populus nigra chromosome 17, ddPopNigr1.1, whole genome shotgun sequence DNA harbors:
- the LOC133677437 gene encoding uncharacterized protein LOC133677437 translates to MGDEFRLVSPEIDNEGRLPRKYTGEGQGAKKNLSPPVEWYNVPEGTKSLALVVQDLDISDPDGPNVPWPHWVVVNIPPHVKRLPEGFSGKEEEFGGEYAVIKEGVNGWKLPGWRGPVLPKHRHRFEFKLYALDDELHLGNKVTKEKLEEAVQGHVLGEAVLKCRF, encoded by the exons ATGGGTGATGAATTCAGGCTGGTATCACCTGAGATAGATAATGAAGGAAGGTTACCAAGGAAGTACACGGGAGAAGGTCAAGGTGCAAAAAAGAACTTATCTCCACCAGTTGAATGGTACAACGTGCCAGAAGGAACCAAGAGCCTAGCTCTTGTGGTGCAGGACTTGGATATATCAGACCCTGATGGCCCTAATGTGCCATGGCCACATTGGGTAGTGGTTAACATACCACCTCATGTGAAGCGTCTTCCTGAAGGTTTCtctggaaaagaagaagagtttGGCGGTGAATATGCTGTGATCAAAGAAGGGGTTAATGGCTGGAAGCTTCCTGGATGGCGTGGACCTGTCCTGCCAAAACACAGACATAGGTTTGAGTTCAAGCTCTATGCTTTGGATGATGAATTGCATCTAGGAAACAAG GTGACAAAGGAGAAGCTGGAGGAAGCAGTTCAAGGGCATGTACTAGGAGAAGCAGTCTTGAAGTGCAGATTTTGA
- the LOC133677436 gene encoding diaminopimelate epimerase, chloroplastic-like: protein MAEAIAAAATTSLSVKPSNLHSQLFLSSTSFPIIRLNSLKNPNFRPLVVSSTSIESAATRKNSSKTSFLDQREGSRYLHFVKYHGLGNDFILVDNRDSSEPKITPEQAAKLCDRNFGIGADGVIFALPGINGTDYTMRIFNSDGSEPEMCGNGVRCFARFISELENLHGKKLSFSVHTGAGLIVPEIQEDGKVKVDMGEPVLKAADVPTKLAANKNDAVVKSELVVDGVTWNVTCVSMGNPHCVTFGIKGGQDLQVDALNLAQIGPKFEHHEVFPARTNTEFVQVCSPSHLKMRVWERGAGATLACGTGACATVVAAVLEGHAGRNCTVDLPGGPLEIEWREEDNHVYMTGPAEMVFDGSVPLRYLLE from the exons ATGGCCGAAGCCATTGCAGCCGCCGCCACCACATCCCTCTCTGTAAAACCCTCAAATCTTCATTCCCAACTCTTCCTCTCTTCCACTTCTTTCCCTATTATTCGATTGAACTCTCTCAAAAACCCAAACTTTCGGCCACTGGTAGTTTCCTCAACGAGCATCGAGTCAGCAGCCACCCggaaaaattcatcaaaaacctCCTTTCTTGATCAAAGAGAAGGCAGCAGATACCTTCACTTTGTCAAATACCACGGCCTCGGCAATGATTTCATTTTG GTTGATAACAGGGACTCTAGCGAACCCAAGATAACTCCAGAGCAAGCAGCGAAGTTATGTGATAGGAATTTTGGGATCGGGGCAGATGGGGTGATTTTTGCATTGCCAGGGATTAATGGGACTGATTATACAATGAGGATATTTAATTCTGATGGGAGTGAGCCGGAGATGTGTGGAAATGGGGTGCGGTGTTTTGCAAGGTTTATTTCTGAGCTAGAGAATTTACATGGGAAGAAACTGAGTTTTTCTGTGCATACTGGTGCTGGCTTGATTGTTCCTGAGATTCAAGAAGATGGGAAAGTTAAGGTTGATATGGGAGAGCCGGTGCTTAAAGCAGCTGATGTGCCGACAAAATTGGCCGCGAATAAGAATGATGCTGTTGTTAAGTCGGAATTGGTTGTGGATGGAGTGACTTGGAATGTGACTTGTGTTAGCATGGGGAATCCTCATTGTGTCACTTTTGGCATCAAAGGAGGGCAG GATTTGCAGGTTGATGCATTAAATTTGGCTCAAATTGGTCCTAAGTTCGAACATCATGAGGTTTTCCCAGCACGAACAAACACTG AGTTTGTGCAAGTCTGTTCCCCTTCACATCTCAAAATGCGTGTATGGGAGCGTGGGGCAG GAGCAACACTAGCCTGTGGAACTGGGGCCTGCGCAACAGTTGTTGCGGCAGTTCTAGAGGGACATGCTGGGAGA AATTGCACGGTTGATCTACCTGGAGGTCCACTGGAGATTGAGTGGAGGGAGGAAGACAACCATGTGTACATGACTGGCCCAGCTGAAATGGTGTTTGATGGATCAGTACCCCTACGATATCTCTTAGAATGA
- the LOC133676458 gene encoding transcription factor bHLH140, with protein MDYYSTTNPSSSGSSSAPKNGKEKKKGGRKSSGGVKLSTDPQSVAARERRHRISDRFKILQSLVPGGTKMDTVSMLEEAINYVKFLKTQVLLHQTIMNFVDDERSLDQYLPADYSTALPTEQPSYLDGNFAPVVHPSISVLPCPDSYLLGENYMQYDAFDIKN; from the coding sequence ATGGACTACTATTCTACTACAAACCCTAGCTCATCTGGGTCATCTTCAGCGCCCAAGAAtggcaaggagaagaagaagggtgGCAGGAAGAGCAGCGGTGGGGTGAAGTTATCAACTGACCCGCAAAGTGTGGCTGCAAGGGAAAGGAGGCATCGTATAAGCGACCGGTTCAAGATTCTGCAAAGCTTGGTTCCTGGTGGGACGAAGATGGATACAGTGTCCATGTTAGAGGAAGCCATTAACTATGTTAAGTTTCTAAAGACTCAAGTATTGCTTCACCAAACTATAATGAACTTTGTGGATGATGAACGATCTCTTGATCAGTATCTCCCTGCTGATTATTCTACTGCTCTTCCTACTGAGCAACCTTCATACTTGGACGGCAACTTCGCACCTGTAGTGCATCCTTCAATTTCAGTACTACCATGCCCAGATTCTTACCTTCTAGGTGAAAATTACATGCAATATGATGCATTTGATATTAAGAACTAG